The Candidatus Hydrogenisulfobacillus filiaventi sequence CCCCCGGGCTTCCGGGTTCAGGGTGCGCAGGATCCAAGGCTTCTGGGCCGTCTCCCAGAGGGCGGTGACCATCCCGGCGGCCACAAAGGCCAGGGCCCAGAGGGCCGGATGCACCCCCGGCAGTGCGAAGACGGCCAGGAGCAGCGTGGCGAGGCCCCCACCCAGGATCAGGGCGGACTCGGGGGTATGGCGGTCCACCCAGGCCCCCACCGGGAAGGCGGTCACCGCATAGGCCACGTTGTGGAGCACGTACAGGCCGACCGCCAGGGCCACGGCGGGGTGGCCCCCGGGCTGGCTGCGCTCTACGCGGAGGATGAAGAGGGTCGGGGCGACCCAGGCGAGCTGGAACTGAATGAGGGCGTGAGCGGTGCGGCGGAAGGCCGGCCCCAGAGGGACAAGCCGGTCCCTGTCGGCCGCGGGTGCGGACGACGGCGGGCGGGGGTGGATCCAGACGGCGACGGCCAGGAGCGCGGCCACCCCCGGGAGCGCGCTGAGCGCCAGCTGCGGGCGCAGGGCCAGGTGGGGGAGCAGCACCAGGGCCACCAGGGGGCCCAGCACCGCGCCGGCGGTGTCCCAGGCCTCCCGGAAGCCGAAAGCCTTGCCCCGGTGCTCCGCGGGGACCTCCTCCGCCAGCACGGTGTTGCGCAGGGGCCCGCGCAGGCCGCGGCCGATCCAGGCCAGGGTGCGCAGCACCACCACCCAGGGCCACAGGTAGACCCACGCCAGGCCGGCCTTCAGGGCGGTGGCCACGTAGCCCAGGAGGATCCAGGCCTGGCGGTGGAGGCTCCGGTCCGCCAGCTGGCCGCCCCACCAGCCCGCCAGGGCCTGGCCCAGGTTGGAAATCCCCTCTACTACGCCCAGCGCCACCGGCGGGGCGTCCAGGCCGGCAAGAAAGCCCGGCAAGAGCGCGGTGACCCACTCGTGGCCCAGGTCGGAGAAGAGGGAGGCCACGGAAAAGCCCACCACGGCGGGGGTTAGCCAGCGGACGCGCCCGCGCG is a genomic window containing:
- a CDS encoding MFS domain-containing protein, which codes for MAADPRGRVRWLTPAVVGFSVASLFSDLGHEWVTALLPGFLAGLDAPPVALGVVEGISNLGQALAGWWGGQLADRSLHRQAWILLGYVATALKAGLAWVYLWPWVVVLRTLAWIGRGLRGPLRNTVLAEEVPAEHRGKAFGFREAWDTAGAVLGPLVALVLLPHLALRPQLALSALPGVAALLAVAVWIHPRPPSSAPAADRDRLVPLGPAFRRTAHALIQFQLAWVAPTLFILRVERSQPGGHPAVALAVGLYVLHNVAYAVTAFPVGAWVDRHTPESALILGGGLATLLLAVFALPGVHPALWALAFVAAGMVTALWETAQKPWILRTLNPEARGAGFGYLAVGLGLAQLAGNLLVTGLWSAFHAPPAFLTAAVLAALATLRLVQLARGAR